In Erigeron canadensis isolate Cc75 chromosome 1, C_canadensis_v1, whole genome shotgun sequence, a single window of DNA contains:
- the LOC122585877 gene encoding uncharacterized protein LOC122585877, with translation MESKVVGYCAVAAILGIIAAATGFAAEATKVKASEVYIVFDVCVYPSSPALALGIVSAVFTIITRIYISVSFGGSGCCRSDPNSTPISKLLFVLSWVASVVGVALLFTAAGLNNRQGGQVNTYGYIFCYVVKPGIFAAGAILALLSAVFGIAAYITLTPPPQTTTNNPVAYPMGAMNVDPEKNPVPFPPPQQYPPQQYPPQQH, from the exons atggaGAGCAAAGTAGTGGGATACTGTGCAGTTGCGGCGATCCTTGGAATTATAGCTGCAGCAACAGGTTTTGCAGCCGAGGCCACCAAGGTTAAG GCTTCTGAAGTTTATATCGTGTTCGATGTGTGTGTTTATCCAAGCAGTCCGGCTCTTGCACTTGGAATCGTATCGGCTGTGTTCACAATCATTACACGAATTTACATAAGTGTTTCGTTTGGTGGATCTGGTTGTTGTCGTTCTGATCCTAACTCCACCCCTATTTCCAAACTTCTTTTCGTATTATCATG GGTAGCTTCAGTTGTGGGAGTGGCGCTATTGTTTACGGCCGCAGGACTAAATAATAGACAAGGTGGACAGGTTAATACATATGGTTATATCTTCTGTTATGTTGTGAAGCCCGGAATCTTTGCAGCAGGAGCTATTTTAGCTCTTTTGAGTGCAGTTTTCGGGATTGCTGCTTATATAACCTTAACGCCGCCGCCACAAACCACCACAAACAACCCGGTTGCGTACCCCATGGGTGCTATGAATGTTGACCCGGAGAAAAATCCAGTCCCATTCCCTCCTCCTCAACAATATCCTCCTCAACAATACCCTCCACAACAACATTAA